Proteins encoded by one window of Kribbella italica:
- a CDS encoding acyl-CoA mutase large subunit family protein, with protein sequence MDAEQIGAGRSRWQARYDASRRREADFTTLSGSEVEPVYGPPEGYDDPRMERIGWPGEFPFTRGLYATGYRGRTWTIRQFAGFGNAEDTNARYKMILNGGGGGLSVAFDMPTLMGRDSDDPKSLGEVGHCGVAIDSATDMDRLFKDIPLQDVTTSMTISGPAVPAFVMYLVAAERQGADITKLNGTLQTDIFKEYIAQKEWLFPPEPHLRLIGDLMEYCAANIPAYKPLSVSGYHIREAGSTAAQELAYTLADGFAYVELGLSRGLDVDVFAPGLSFFFDSHLDFFEEIAKFRASRRIWARWLRDEYGAKTDKAQWLRFHTQTAGVSLTAQQPTLNVVRTAVEALAAVLGGTNSLHTNALDETLALPTDQSAEIALRTQSVLMEEIGVTNVADPLGGSWYVEELTDQIEAEAEAIFARIKEMSPDGSMTAGILHGIEEGWFMAEIADAAFEYQQKLEKGEKKIVGVNTLTDTVSGELEILRVSHEVEVEQCRVLAARKAQRDEDQVRRTLTALVAAARGTGSLIEPMLEAARAEATMGEICDVLRIEWGEYREPARF encoded by the coding sequence ATGGACGCTGAGCAGATCGGTGCCGGCCGGAGCCGGTGGCAGGCGCGGTACGACGCTTCCCGGCGGCGGGAGGCGGACTTCACGACCCTGTCCGGCAGTGAGGTCGAGCCGGTCTACGGCCCGCCGGAGGGGTACGACGACCCGCGGATGGAGCGGATCGGCTGGCCGGGCGAGTTCCCGTTCACCCGCGGCCTCTACGCGACCGGGTACCGCGGCCGGACCTGGACGATCCGGCAGTTCGCCGGGTTCGGCAACGCCGAGGACACCAACGCGCGGTACAAGATGATCCTGAACGGCGGTGGCGGCGGCCTGAGCGTCGCGTTCGACATGCCGACGCTGATGGGCCGCGACTCCGACGACCCCAAGTCGCTCGGCGAGGTCGGCCACTGCGGCGTCGCGATCGACTCCGCGACCGACATGGACCGGTTGTTCAAGGACATCCCGCTGCAGGACGTCACCACCTCGATGACGATCTCCGGGCCGGCCGTCCCGGCGTTCGTGATGTACCTGGTCGCCGCCGAGCGCCAGGGCGCCGACATCACCAAGCTCAACGGTACGCTGCAGACCGACATCTTCAAGGAGTACATCGCCCAGAAGGAGTGGCTGTTCCCGCCGGAGCCGCACCTGCGTCTGATCGGTGACCTGATGGAGTACTGCGCCGCCAACATCCCGGCGTACAAGCCGCTCAGCGTCTCCGGCTACCACATCCGCGAGGCCGGTTCGACGGCCGCGCAGGAGCTGGCGTACACGCTGGCCGACGGGTTCGCGTACGTCGAGCTGGGGCTGTCCAGAGGCTTGGACGTCGACGTGTTCGCGCCCGGGCTGTCGTTCTTCTTCGACAGCCACCTGGACTTCTTCGAGGAGATCGCCAAGTTCCGCGCGAGCCGCCGGATCTGGGCCCGCTGGCTGCGCGACGAGTACGGCGCGAAGACCGACAAGGCGCAGTGGCTGCGGTTCCACACCCAGACCGCGGGGGTCTCGCTGACCGCCCAGCAGCCGACGCTCAACGTCGTCCGGACCGCGGTCGAGGCGCTCGCCGCGGTGCTCGGCGGCACGAACTCGCTGCACACCAACGCGCTCGACGAGACGCTCGCCCTGCCGACCGACCAGTCGGCCGAGATCGCGCTGCGGACCCAGTCGGTGCTGATGGAGGAGATCGGGGTCACCAACGTCGCCGACCCGCTCGGCGGTTCCTGGTACGTCGAGGAGCTGACCGACCAGATCGAGGCCGAGGCCGAGGCGATCTTCGCGCGGATCAAGGAGATGAGCCCGGACGGCTCGATGACGGCCGGGATCCTGCACGGGATCGAGGAGGGCTGGTTCATGGCCGAGATCGCCGACGCCGCCTTCGAGTACCAGCAGAAGCTGGAGAAGGGCGAGAAGAAGATCGTCGGCGTGAACACGCTGACCGACACCGTCTCGGGCGAGCTGGAGATCCTCCGGGTCAGTCACGAGGTCGAGGTCGAGCAGTGCCGGGTGCTCGCGGCGCGCAAGGCGCAACGCGACGAGGACCAGGTGCGTCGTACTCTAACGGCGCTGGTCGCAGCGGCAAGGGGGACCGGCAGCCTGATCGAACCCATGCTGGAGGCGGCGCGTGCGGAGGCCACGATGGGGGAAATCTGTGACGTTCTTCGGATCGAGTGGGGCGAGTACCGAGAGCCCGCCCGCTTCTGA
- a CDS encoding MarR family winged helix-turn-helix transcriptional regulator — protein sequence MARKKPLPFDPIDEASRQWGRRWGAVEQMRAVTSLMRAQQIVIGELDEILRKHNLSFARFEALVLLTFSRRGSLPLGKMGERLQVHPTSVTSIVRRLEAAGLVTRTPHPDDGRAVLCEITAEGRELVEKATDDLVKADFALRGLTDEQLKVLWSVLEPLRHNAGDF from the coding sequence ATGGCGAGGAAGAAACCGTTGCCGTTCGACCCGATCGACGAGGCTTCGCGACAGTGGGGGCGGCGCTGGGGAGCGGTGGAGCAGATGCGGGCGGTGACCTCGCTGATGCGGGCCCAGCAGATCGTGATCGGTGAGCTGGACGAGATCCTGCGCAAGCACAACCTGAGTTTCGCCCGGTTCGAGGCGCTGGTGCTGCTGACGTTCTCGCGGCGTGGTTCGCTGCCGCTGGGCAAGATGGGCGAGCGCCTGCAGGTCCATCCGACCTCGGTGACCTCGATCGTCCGGCGGCTGGAAGCGGCCGGTCTGGTGACCCGCACGCCGCACCCGGACGACGGCCGCGCGGTGCTCTGCGAGATCACCGCCGAGGGGCGCGAGCTGGTCGAGAAAGCGACGGACGACCTGGTCAAAGCCGACTTCGCGCTGCGTGGACTGACCGACGAGCAGCTCAAGGTCCTGTGGTCCGTGCTCGAGCCGTTGCGGCACAACGCCGGCGACTTCTGA
- a CDS encoding DUF4231 domain-containing protein, with translation MDPDFPALGAESPAEELIGIRFRWYAQQARRHRLAYLWLGVVQLAAALLIAVSVALDAPLWFAPSLGGLIALAEGARTLFGLRDTYPTYRRTAEELRNEAWLYAGRAGRYAEAENAAQLLAERVVELSNAETAGWASAVRERNA, from the coding sequence ATGGACCCCGACTTCCCCGCCCTGGGCGCCGAGTCGCCCGCGGAAGAGCTGATCGGTATCCGCTTTCGCTGGTACGCCCAGCAGGCCCGGCGGCATCGGCTGGCCTACCTCTGGCTCGGCGTCGTCCAGCTCGCGGCGGCGCTGCTGATCGCCGTGTCGGTCGCTCTCGACGCCCCGCTGTGGTTCGCGCCGTCGCTGGGCGGGCTCATCGCGCTCGCCGAGGGGGCGCGGACGCTGTTCGGGCTGCGCGACACGTACCCGACGTACCGGCGTACGGCGGAAGAGCTGCGCAACGAGGCCTGGTTGTACGCCGGGCGCGCGGGGCGGTACGCCGAGGCCGAGAATGCTGCTCAGTTGCTGGCCGAGAGGGTCGTCGAGCTCAGCAACGCGGAGACGGCCGGGTGGGCGTCGGCCGTGCGGGAGCGGAACGCCTGA
- a CDS encoding maleylpyruvate isomerase family mycothiol-dependent enzyme translates to MSLSAAFYLDCLRADSARLAEVARLGLTADVPPCPGWTVESVVRHTATVYLHKIEILRLGRLPDPWPPDLDAREPLSLYDEARSAILSALEQAGTSLETWTFSPTDKTSGFWYRRMTLETAVHRVDAELAHAVATPIDRDLALDGIDEVLSLMLGGPWWAEGDTTSPVDATVRVTAEGNSWTTKADATSATVTRDTDADVAAEIYGDPTTILLWLWGRADTDAVQTAGSPEAVQAFRARVAECTT, encoded by the coding sequence ATGTCGTTGTCTGCTGCTTTCTATCTCGACTGCCTGCGGGCGGATTCGGCGCGCCTCGCGGAGGTCGCGCGCCTCGGCCTGACCGCCGACGTCCCGCCCTGCCCTGGCTGGACCGTCGAGTCGGTCGTCCGGCACACGGCGACCGTCTACCTGCACAAGATCGAGATCCTCCGCCTCGGCCGCCTGCCCGACCCGTGGCCGCCGGACCTCGACGCCCGCGAACCACTGAGCCTGTACGACGAAGCCCGCTCGGCGATCCTGAGTGCCCTGGAGCAGGCCGGCACCTCGCTGGAGACCTGGACCTTCTCGCCGACGGACAAGACGTCGGGCTTCTGGTACCGCCGGATGACCCTCGAAACCGCCGTCCACCGCGTCGACGCCGAGCTCGCCCACGCCGTCGCGACCCCGATCGACCGCGACCTGGCGCTGGACGGCATCGACGAGGTCCTCTCGCTGATGCTCGGCGGCCCGTGGTGGGCCGAAGGCGACACCACGTCGCCCGTCGACGCCACCGTCCGCGTCACCGCCGAAGGCAACTCGTGGACCACCAAGGCCGACGCCACCAGCGCCACCGTCACCCGCGACACCGACGCCGACGTCGCCGCCGAGATCTACGGCGACCCCACCACCATCCTCCTGTGGCTCTGGGGCCGCGCCGACACCGACGCGGTCCAAACAGCCGGCTCCCCCGAAGCAGTCCAAGCCTTCCGAGCCCGAGTCGCCGAGTGCACAACCTGA